The Lactuca sativa cultivar Salinas chromosome 2, Lsat_Salinas_v11, whole genome shotgun sequence genome includes a window with the following:
- the LOC111916381 gene encoding pentatricopeptide repeat-containing protein At2g37230, with amino-acid sequence MASLCIPLSKPQLLKYYFHRISKPLHRFYSSAVDKPPYEETPNPKTYIATSGSQVGAIENGKLRIPGEHSPNPDKVRDAICIMMEDDEWSTRLQTSIRNLVPLLDHNLVSSVLNRYPSRALEFFQWVEGSGFKHDRETHYKMIEILCTDRRLEDAKRILLGMSKKGIDYDEDPFVLLIHGYSKVNRKWDIVKNCVKIFSKMEDLGVPRTIKSYNSMLEVIISEKKYTMAEKFFDKMLSEGVVPSKHTYTLMISGFCRSSRMETANCFFEDMKSQNYLPDIAVYNTMINGYVQAKKMEEVEKLLMEMKERKMEPSLVTYNSVINGYAKVGKMEDSEKLLKEMKARNVEPSLITYNTMINGYTVVGKMEDIQKLVVEMTGRNIEPDLVTYVTMIKGYVTVNRIDDGLNLVKEMKRKRFGKNVDVYSCLSRLKDDFEAEKMSETQRNVLQEVEDHVQNLELLALRDDARELSQLANQIANHRSMRY; translated from the coding sequence ATGGCTTCTCTCTGTATCCCTCTGTCAAAACCACAACTCCTAAAATACTACTTCCATAGAATCTCCAAACCCCTCCATCGTTTCTATTCATCTGCTGTAGATAAACCCCCATATGAAGAAACCCCAAACCCGAAAACGTACATTGCAACCTCTGGATCACAAGTCGGGGCAATCGAAAATGGAAAATTACGAATCCCAGGTGAGCACAGTCCCAACCCAGACAAGGTTAGGGATGCAATTTGCATAATGATGGAAGATGACGAATGGTCGACCCGTTTACAGACCTCGATTCGGAATCTAGTTCCCCTGCTTGATCATAATCTCGTTTCCAGTGTGCTGAATCGGTACCCTAGTCGTGCTTTGGAATTTTTCCAGTGGGTGGAGGGATCTGGGTTTAAGCACGACAGAGAAACACATTACAAAATGATTGAGATTTTGTGTACAGATCGAAGGCTTGAGGACGCTAAGCGGATTCTGCTGGGTATGTCTAAAAAGGGCATTGATTATGATGAAGATCCGTTTGTTCTTCTAATTCATGGTTACTCAAAAGTTAATCGAAAATGGGACATCGTAAAGAATTGTGTGAAAATATTCTCGAAAATGGAAGATTTGGGTGTGCCCAGGACGATCAAGTCGTATAATTCTATGTTAGAGGTGATCATAAGTGAAAAGAAGTACACCATGGCTGAGAAGTTTTTCGATAAAATGTTGTCCGAAGGTGTAGTTCCATCTaaacacacttacacactcatgATATCGGGTTTCTGTCGTTCATCAAGAATGGAGACTGCAAATTGTTTCTTCGAAGATATGAAAAGTCAAAATTATTTGCCTGATATTGCTGTTTATAACACGATGATTAATGGGTATGTTCAGGCGAAGAAAATGGAAGAGGTAGAGAAGCTCTTAATGGAGATGAAGGAACGAAAGATGGAGCCCTCATTGGTTACTTATAATTCAGTGATCAACGGGTATGCTAAAGTTGGGAAAATGGAGGATTCAGAGAAGCTTTTGAAGGAGATGAAGGCACGAAATGTTGAACCTAGCTTGATTACTTATAACACGATGATTAATGGGTACACTGTGGTTGGAAAAATGGAGGATATACAGAAGCTTGTTGTAGAGATGACTGGAAGAAACATCGAGCCGGATTTGGTTACCTATGTCACCATGATTAAAGGGTATGTTACAGTCAACAGAATAGACGATGGGTTGAATTTGGTTAAAGAGATGAAACGGAAAAGATTTGGGAAAAACGTCGATGTTTATTCGTGTTTATCTCGATTGAAAGATGATTTTGAAGCTGAAAAAATGTCTGAAACTCAGAGGAATGTATTACAGGAGGTTGAAGATCATGTCCAGAATCTAGAACTGTTGGCATTGCGTGATGATGCTCGTGAATTGAGTCAATTGGCAAACCAAATAGCCAATCATAGATCGATGAGATATTGA
- the LOC111916383 gene encoding 29 kDa ribonucleoprotein A, chloroplastic isoform X2 yields MASSTLSFQLLSLTTLSSISKTSSPSALCNFPSSINPFPKLFSIPTSIKLFEATPSSKFVRNFAVASPYGLDEDLSSDGDEDQRTNYSPDLKVYVGNLPWNVDSAALAGLFQRAGNVEMVEVVYDKITGRSRGFGFVTMSSVKEVEAATRQFNGYELEGRQLRVNSGPPPSRDESPFRGSRDGGRDGGRGGGGYGGGRNLDNTNKVYVGNLAWSVDNLALETLFQEQGNVMEARVVYDRDSGRSKGFGFVTFGSADEVNSAIESLDGASVDGRNIRVTVAEAKQRPQY; encoded by the exons ATGGCTTCCTCTACTCTTTCCTTTCAACTTCTCTCGCTAACAACCTTATCCTCAATCTCTAAAACCAGTTCTCCTTCTGCTCTCTGCAACTTTCCATCCTCCATTAATCCTTTTCCCAAGCTTTTCTCCATACCTACTTCGATTAAGCTCTTTGAAGCCACTCCATCGTCCAAATTCGTCCGAAATTTTGCTGTAGCCTCACCCTACGGTCTGGATGAGGATTTATCAAGTGACGGAGATGAAGACCAGCGGACGAATTATTCCCCCGACCTTAAAGTTTATGTCGGAAACTTGCCGTGGAATGTTGATAGTGCAGCTCTCGCTGGACTGTTTCAACGAGCTGGGAATGTTGAAATGGTTGAG GTTGTATATGACAAAATCACCGGAAGAAGCAGGGGTTTCGGGTTTGTGACCATGTCCTCCGTTAAAGAAGTTGAGGCAGCTACTCGACAGTTCAATGGTTAT GAACTTGAGGGGAGACAACTTAGGGTAAACTCAGGGCCACCACCAAGTAGAGACGAGTCTCCTTTCAGAGGGTCAAGAGATGGAGGCCGTGATGGTGGCCGTGGTGGTGGTGGATATGGTGGAGGGAGAAATCTGGACAACACAAATAAAGTTTATGTTGGAAATCTTGCATGGAGTGTGGACAATTTGGCTCTTGAAACTTTGTTTCAAGAACAAGGAAATGTTATGGAAGCTAGGGTTGTTTATGATAGGGATAGCGGAAGATCAAAGGGTTTTGGTTTTGTGACTTTCGGTTCTGCTGATGAGGTTAATAGTGCTATTGAATCATTGGATGGTGCT AGTGTTGATGGTAGAAATATCCGAGTGACTGTTGCTGAAGCTAAACAGAGACCTCAGTACTAA
- the LOC111916383 gene encoding 29 kDa ribonucleoprotein A, chloroplastic isoform X1: MASSTLSFQLLSLTTLSSISKTSSPSALCNFPSSINPFPKLFSIPTSIKLFEATPSSKFVRNFAVASPYGLDEDLSSDGDEDQRTNYSPDLKVYVGNLPWNVDSAALAGLFQRAGNVEMVEVVYDKITGRSRGFGFVTMSSVKEVEAATRQFNGYVSSIDSHSSMNLDNLQPVFSCNHSKNVLKFQELEGRQLRVNSGPPPSRDESPFRGSRDGGRDGGRGGGGYGGGRNLDNTNKVYVGNLAWSVDNLALETLFQEQGNVMEARVVYDRDSGRSKGFGFVTFGSADEVNSAIESLDGASVDGRNIRVTVAEAKQRPQY; this comes from the exons ATGGCTTCCTCTACTCTTTCCTTTCAACTTCTCTCGCTAACAACCTTATCCTCAATCTCTAAAACCAGTTCTCCTTCTGCTCTCTGCAACTTTCCATCCTCCATTAATCCTTTTCCCAAGCTTTTCTCCATACCTACTTCGATTAAGCTCTTTGAAGCCACTCCATCGTCCAAATTCGTCCGAAATTTTGCTGTAGCCTCACCCTACGGTCTGGATGAGGATTTATCAAGTGACGGAGATGAAGACCAGCGGACGAATTATTCCCCCGACCTTAAAGTTTATGTCGGAAACTTGCCGTGGAATGTTGATAGTGCAGCTCTCGCTGGACTGTTTCAACGAGCTGGGAATGTTGAAATGGTTGAG GTTGTATATGACAAAATCACCGGAAGAAGCAGGGGTTTCGGGTTTGTGACCATGTCCTCCGTTAAAGAAGTTGAGGCAGCTACTCGACAGTTCAATGGTTATGTAAGTTCCATAGATTCACATTCTTCTATGAATTTAGACAATTTGCAACCTGTTTTTTCCTGTAATCATAGTAAGAATGTATTGAAATTTCAGGAACTTGAGGGGAGACAACTTAGGGTAAACTCAGGGCCACCACCAAGTAGAGACGAGTCTCCTTTCAGAGGGTCAAGAGATGGAGGCCGTGATGGTGGCCGTGGTGGTGGTGGATATGGTGGAGGGAGAAATCTGGACAACACAAATAAAGTTTATGTTGGAAATCTTGCATGGAGTGTGGACAATTTGGCTCTTGAAACTTTGTTTCAAGAACAAGGAAATGTTATGGAAGCTAGGGTTGTTTATGATAGGGATAGCGGAAGATCAAAGGGTTTTGGTTTTGTGACTTTCGGTTCTGCTGATGAGGTTAATAGTGCTATTGAATCATTGGATGGTGCT AGTGTTGATGGTAGAAATATCCGAGTGACTGTTGCTGAAGCTAAACAGAGACCTCAGTACTAA
- the LOC111916380 gene encoding protein CNGC15b translates to MENESTKPSRFEIEQSPPATKNRRVISGRLTRVFSEDYKKIEGRIFDPRGDHVKQWNRYFLVAALISIAIDPLFFYLPEVNDDEMCMGEDTSLKLTLTIIRSIVDVFYLIQIYVRFRTAYDAPSTRLLGRGELVLDPFKISQRYLKRDFTLDFLASLPIPQVLTWLPIFDNSEMLSTKTSVLYFIMFQFFIRLYLVFKLSSHIQQVTGVVAESTVAGAVYNIILFMLAAHVFGACYYLLSIERQGICWKEVCDLEEPGCGEKFFNCRYLDDPGRASWYQSSNISNICGRDTESYEYGMIFDAVNYGVASLDFFTKYSYCLWWGLRALSSRAEEVQASTFLAETHFCILISLTGLLLLAMVIGTMETYLESRTERLEEYRIQQMDTELWMNHRQLPHAMRERIRKHDLHKWIKHGKVDEEAILDELPLDIKRDIKQHICIELVRRVPLFDQMDERTVDAICERLTPVTCTPGTCLLREGDPTNEMLFIMHGNLDSYTTDGGRAGFWNECRIGPGDFCGEELLTWALDPRTMGALPLSTRTVTSVAEVEAYALSSKDLKFVAKRFRKMHNKKLRHTFRVHSHQWRTWAACFIQSAWKRYRRRKLIGMLKVKENYNYENGVGSEQRRNKRMGSETHDCIRTPVPKPKDPDYFDG, encoded by the exons ATGGAAAACGAGTCAACAAAACCTTCAAG ATTTGAGATTGAACAATCTCCACCGGCGACGAAAAACCGGCGTGTTATAAGTGGAAGACTTACCAGAGTGTTCTCAGAGGACTACAAAAAAATCGAAGGACGTATATTTGATCCTCGAGGAGATCATGTGAAGCAATGGAACAGATATTTCTTAGTTGCAGCCCTAATTTCGATCGCTATTGATCCTCTTTTCTTCTACTTGCCTGAAGTGAACGACGACGAGATGTGCATGGGCGAAGATACTTCTCTGAAACTAACTCTCACAATCATTCGATCGATTGTAGACGTTTTCTACTTGATTCAGATTTACGTTCGATTCAGAACAGCTTACGATGCACCTTCAACTCGTTTACTTGGAAGAGGAGAGCTTGTTCTCGACCCTTTCAAAATCTCTCAGAGGTATCTCAAGAGAGATTTCACTCTTGATTTCCTGGCATCTCTTCCTATTCCACAG GTCCTGACATGGCTCCCGATTTTTGATAATTCTGAAATGCTGAGCACGAAGACCAGCGTATTATACTTCATCATGTTCCAATTCTTTATCAGACTCTATCTTGTATTCAAACTTTCATCTCATATACAACAAGTAACCGGCGTTGTTGCTGAATCGACAGTCGCTGGAGCTGTTTACAATATCATCCTCTTCATGTTGGCAGCTCAT GTGTTCGGAGCCTGTTATTACCTTCTATCAATCGAAAGACAAGGAATATGCTGGAAAGAGGTGTGTGATCTTGAAGAACCAGGATGCGGGGAGAAGTTTTTCAACTGTCGTTACCTTGATGATCCAGGTCGAGCATCATGGTATCAATCAAGCAACATCTCAAATATATGTGGACGCGACACAGAGTCATACGAATACGGAATGATCTTCGATGCTGTAAATTACGGAGTTGCATCACTAGATTTCTTCACAAAATACTCTTATTGTCTCTGGTGGGGCCTCCGAGCACTAAG CTCTCGAGCTGAAGAAGTTCAGGCAAGTACATTTCTGGCAGAAACACACTTTTGCATACTCATATCCCTCACAGGATTACTACTTCTTGCCATGGTTATTGGCACCATGGAGACATATCTTGAATCAAGAACTGAAAGATTAGAAGAATACAGAATCCAACAAATGGACACAGAGTTATGGATGAACCACAGACAATTACCACACGCGATGCGTGAGCGTATCCGAAAGCACGATCTTCACAAATGGATCAAACACGGGAAAGTCGATGAAGAAGCGATTCTAGACGAACTTCCATTAGACATCAAACGAGACATCAAACAACACATCTGTATCGAATTAGTCAGACGCGTTCCACTCTTTGACCAAATGGACGAGCGCACGGTGGATGCAATCTGCGAACGGTTGACACCTGTCACATGCACACCTGGCACTTGTTTGTTACGCGAAGGCGACCCCACAAACGAAATGCTATTCATCATGCATGGGAATCTTGATTCCTATACTACGGATGGCGGGCGGGCGGGTTTTTGGAATGAGTGCCGGATTGGGCCGGGGGATTTTTGTGGTGAGGAGCTGCTGACGTGGGCGTTGGACCCGCGGACAATGGGCGCGCTTCCGTTGTCCACGCGTACAGTCACGTCAGTAGCTGAGGTTGAAGCGTACGCGCTTTCCTCTAAGGATTTGAAATTTGTCGCGAAGCGGTTTCGGAAGATGCATAATAAGAAGCTGAGGCATACGTTTAGGGTTCATTCGCATCAGTGGAGGACTTGGGCAGCTTGTTTTATACAGTCGGCTTGGAAAAGGTATAGAAGGAGAAAGTTGATTGGTATGTTGAAGGTGAaggagaattataattatgagaATGGTGTTGGTAGTGAACAAAGGAGGAATAAAAGAATGGGATCTGAAACTCATGATTGTATTCGGACCCCGGTACCCAAGCCCAAGGATCCGGATTATTTTGATGGATGA